One region of Clavibacter michiganensis subsp. tessellarius genomic DNA includes:
- a CDS encoding tetratricopeptide repeat protein, producing MTNVPPSAASLRGAVDLSSLVNRAQAPAAPAGGAPAAAGGPGAPAGAPGAPGAPGAPGAPGAPGAPGAPGAPQTVDVPGLVLAADDASFTQFLDISSVVPVVVELVSTGLASSRELSPVLERVVTEQAGRVLLVRIDVDQSPQLGQAFQAQTVPTVAALIGGRPVGLFAGVIPEDQVRDVLQQVLELAQQNGVTGRAVAPDASAAPAAPVEEPLPPHHAEAYAFIEQGDYASAAAEYRTAIAQNPRDALAVAGLAQVSLLHRLDGKAADEIRGAAAAAPEDVDAQLLVADLDLSGGHVEDAFARLLELFPSADAEGREAVRQRLLEHFEVVGLEDPRVAVARRRLTRLLY from the coding sequence ATGACGAACGTGCCCCCCTCCGCCGCCAGCCTCCGCGGCGCCGTCGACCTGTCGTCCCTCGTGAACCGCGCGCAGGCACCGGCCGCGCCCGCGGGTGGCGCGCCCGCCGCCGCCGGCGGTCCCGGTGCCCCCGCGGGCGCACCGGGCGCACCGGGCGCACCGGGCGCACCGGGCGCACCGGGCGCACCGGGCGCACCGGGCGCGCCGGGCGCGCCTCAGACGGTGGACGTGCCGGGCCTCGTGCTGGCCGCGGACGACGCGTCGTTCACGCAGTTCCTCGACATCTCGTCCGTCGTGCCCGTCGTCGTCGAGCTCGTCTCCACCGGGCTCGCGAGCAGCCGGGAGCTCTCGCCCGTGCTCGAGCGCGTCGTCACCGAGCAGGCGGGGCGCGTGCTGCTCGTCCGCATCGACGTCGACCAGAGCCCGCAGCTCGGCCAGGCATTCCAGGCGCAGACCGTGCCCACGGTCGCGGCGCTCATCGGCGGCCGCCCTGTGGGGCTCTTCGCCGGCGTGATCCCCGAGGACCAGGTCCGCGACGTCCTCCAGCAGGTGCTGGAGCTCGCGCAGCAGAACGGCGTGACCGGCCGGGCCGTGGCGCCCGACGCGTCCGCCGCCCCGGCGGCCCCGGTCGAGGAGCCGCTGCCCCCGCACCACGCCGAGGCGTACGCCTTCATCGAGCAGGGCGACTACGCGTCCGCGGCCGCGGAATACCGCACGGCCATCGCGCAGAACCCGCGGGACGCGCTCGCGGTCGCCGGCCTGGCGCAGGTCAGCCTCCTGCACCGCCTCGACGGGAAGGCGGCGGACGAGATCCGCGGCGCCGCCGCGGCGGCGCCCGAGGACGTGGACGCGCAGCTGCTCGTCGCCGACCTCGACCTGTCGGGCGGCCACGTGGAGGACGCGTTCGCGCGCCTGCTCGAGCTCTTCCCGTCGGCCGACGCCGAGGGGCGCGAGGCCGTCCGTCAGCGCCTCCTCGAGCACTTCGAGGTCGTCGGCCTCGAGGACCCGCGCGTCGCGGTCGCCCGCCGCCGGCTCACCCGCCTGCTCTACTGA
- a CDS encoding alpha-1,4-glucan--maltose-1-phosphate maltosyltransferase codes for MATPAADAPAPTPVQPAAPEADAPEDDHVPVIGRIPILSLTPQIEDDLWPAKSFVHDVVPFGATIFREGHDLIGADVELTDPSGAVTSHRMSLDATKPGLDRWTTTAQLETQGVWTWRVSAWSDDFGTWLHNAEIKVPAGLDVDVMLALGAELLERAAADDARRADDRRVLRDALAEVADAGRTAEERLAAATSAEVHAAIDRVPVRSLVTLSPPRTIVVERERAAVGSWYEFFPRSEGAVEHEDGSWTSGTFATAARRLPAIRDMGFDVVYIPPVHPIGRTNRKGPNNTLTAGPHDPGSPYGIGSEDGGHDSIHPELGTVDDFREFVAAVADHGMELAIDIALQASPDHPWVTTHPELFTTLPDGSIAFAENPPKKYQDIYPLNFDNDPEGSYREMLRVMRVWLGLGVKIFRVDNPHTKPLVFWERLIHQVMRDEPDAIFLSEAFTRPAMMRTLAKIGFQQSYTYFTWRNTKKELEEYLTEVSHETSDYLRPNFFANTHDILTPYLQFGGRTAYRIRAAIAATASPSWGIYSGYELIENVARPGAEENIDNEKYEYKPRDWARQEELGGSIAPEITRLNEIRRQHPALRQLRNLDVHWSDDDSILVYSKHLAAEHTGTGEADTILVVANVDPHSARETQVYLDPTRFGLAEDAVFDVEDLLTGDVYTWSTSNFVRLDAFTHPVHVFRVHPTASKG; via the coding sequence GTGGCGACGCCGGCCGCGGACGCCCCGGCGCCCACGCCCGTACAGCCGGCCGCACCCGAGGCCGACGCCCCCGAGGACGACCACGTCCCCGTCATCGGCCGCATCCCGATCCTGTCGCTCACCCCGCAGATCGAGGACGACCTCTGGCCCGCCAAGTCCTTCGTCCACGACGTGGTCCCCTTCGGCGCGACGATCTTCCGCGAGGGCCACGACCTCATCGGCGCCGACGTCGAGCTCACCGACCCGTCGGGCGCGGTCACGTCGCACCGCATGTCGCTCGACGCCACGAAGCCCGGCCTCGACCGCTGGACCACGACGGCCCAGCTCGAGACGCAGGGCGTCTGGACGTGGCGCGTCAGCGCGTGGTCCGACGACTTCGGCACCTGGCTGCACAACGCGGAGATCAAGGTCCCCGCTGGCCTCGACGTCGACGTGATGCTCGCCCTCGGCGCCGAGCTCCTCGAGCGCGCCGCCGCGGACGACGCCCGCAGGGCCGACGACCGGCGCGTCCTCCGCGACGCCCTCGCCGAGGTCGCCGACGCCGGCCGCACCGCCGAGGAGCGCCTCGCCGCCGCGACGTCCGCCGAGGTCCACGCCGCGATCGACCGCGTGCCCGTCCGCAGCCTCGTCACCCTCTCGCCCCCGCGCACGATCGTCGTCGAGCGCGAGCGCGCGGCCGTCGGCTCCTGGTACGAGTTCTTCCCCCGCTCCGAGGGCGCCGTGGAGCACGAGGACGGCTCCTGGACGAGCGGCACGTTCGCCACCGCCGCGCGCCGCCTCCCCGCGATCCGCGACATGGGCTTCGACGTCGTCTACATCCCGCCGGTGCACCCCATCGGCCGCACCAACCGCAAGGGCCCGAACAACACGCTCACCGCGGGGCCCCACGACCCGGGATCGCCCTACGGCATCGGCTCCGAGGACGGCGGGCACGACAGCATCCACCCCGAGCTCGGCACGGTCGACGACTTCCGCGAGTTCGTGGCCGCGGTCGCCGACCACGGCATGGAGCTCGCGATCGACATCGCGCTGCAGGCCTCGCCCGACCACCCGTGGGTCACGACGCACCCCGAGCTCTTCACCACGCTGCCCGACGGCTCCATCGCCTTCGCGGAGAACCCGCCGAAGAAGTACCAGGACATCTACCCGCTGAACTTCGACAACGACCCGGAGGGGTCGTACCGGGAGATGCTCCGCGTCATGCGCGTGTGGCTCGGCCTCGGCGTCAAGATCTTCCGCGTCGACAACCCGCACACCAAGCCGCTCGTGTTCTGGGAGCGCCTCATCCACCAGGTGATGCGCGACGAGCCCGACGCGATCTTCCTCAGCGAGGCGTTCACGCGCCCCGCCATGATGCGGACGCTCGCCAAGATCGGGTTCCAGCAGTCGTACACGTACTTCACCTGGCGGAACACGAAGAAGGAGCTCGAGGAGTACCTCACCGAGGTCAGCCACGAGACGAGCGACTACCTGCGCCCGAACTTCTTCGCCAACACGCACGACATCCTCACGCCCTACCTGCAGTTCGGCGGGCGGACCGCGTACCGGATTCGCGCCGCCATCGCCGCGACCGCGTCGCCGTCGTGGGGCATCTACTCGGGCTACGAGCTGATCGAGAACGTCGCGCGCCCCGGGGCCGAGGAGAACATCGACAACGAGAAGTACGAGTACAAGCCGCGCGACTGGGCGCGCCAGGAGGAGCTCGGCGGCTCCATCGCGCCCGAGATCACGCGCCTCAACGAGATCCGCCGCCAGCACCCCGCGCTCCGCCAGCTGCGCAACCTCGACGTGCACTGGAGCGACGACGACTCGATCCTCGTCTACTCCAAGCACCTCGCGGCCGAGCACACCGGCACGGGCGAGGCCGACACGATCCTCGTGGTCGCCAACGTCGACCCGCACTCCGCGCGCGAGACCCAGGTCTACCTCGACCCGACCCGCTTCGGCCTCGCCGAGGACGCCGTGTTCGACGTCGAGGACCTCCTCACGGGCGACGTCTACACGTGGTCGACCTCCAACTTCGTCCGGCTCGACGCGTTCACGCACCCCGTGCACGTGTTCCGGGTCCACCCGACCGCATCGAAGGGATGA
- the glgB gene encoding 1,4-alpha-glucan branching protein GlgB encodes MTDMTDTTPQQDPRDGADVVVPPAAEPRPEAGADVVVPPADDDDATAADAAGSPAAAADPIRLPEVADHDLRAVAEGVHSGPHSVLGQHPVAIDGVSDDLVVVRALRPLAEGVSVVLASGARVELAHLGHGVWQGAHVLGLQDYQVEARYGDGGTWTAEDPYRFLPTVGDLDLYLFGEGRHERLWDVLGAQHREHWGVARTYVGVAFAVWAPHARAVRVIGGFNGWDGVQHAMRRLDGNGVWELFVPGVEPGVSYKFEILTQAGQWIEKADPMARMTEVPPATASRVETSDYVWDDAAWLEERAARDPHDSPMSVYEMHLGSWRPGLGYREVAGELVAYLQELRYTHVEFLPLAEHPFGGSWGYQVSGYYAPTSRFGSPDDLKSLIDALHRAGIGVIVDWVPAHFPKDAFALAQFDGQPLYEHTDPRRGEQQDWGTLVFDFGHSQVRNFLVANALYWFEEFHVDGLRVDAVASMLYLDYSREEGQWLPNVHGGRENLEAISFLQEVNATAYRTHPGIVMIAEESTSFPGVTRPTSEGGLGFGLKWNMGWMHDTLDYSAVDPMYRAYHHGQITFSMVYAYTENFLLPISHDEVVHGKGSLVGKMPGDHWQKLANVRAYLSFMWSHPGKQLLFMGQEFGQPSEWSEERGLDWWILDQPVHRALFDLVGSLNRTYVDTPALWALDNDPAGFEWIDAGDAERNVLAFLRRDRDGNQVAVVHNFSGAPISGYRLGLPQAGVWEEILNTDAEQFGGSGVGNLGAVHAGDDGWHGRPASAELTLPPLAGLWLRLRQDPADLTPVEAPAHAAPDADESRVDGTPFGDAADAPVLPQSPDAQPPVEGLSATDDAPGSDDGTPRVPTV; translated from the coding sequence ATGACGGACATGACCGACACCACCCCCCAGCAGGACCCGAGGGACGGCGCCGACGTCGTCGTGCCGCCCGCCGCCGAGCCGCGGCCCGAGGCGGGCGCCGACGTGGTCGTGCCCCCGGCCGACGACGACGACGCGACGGCCGCGGACGCCGCGGGCTCCCCCGCCGCCGCCGCCGACCCGATCCGCCTCCCCGAGGTCGCCGACCACGACCTGCGCGCCGTCGCCGAGGGCGTCCACTCCGGACCGCACTCGGTCCTCGGCCAGCACCCGGTCGCGATCGACGGCGTCTCCGACGACCTCGTGGTCGTCCGGGCGCTCCGGCCGCTCGCCGAGGGCGTCTCCGTGGTCCTCGCCAGCGGTGCCCGCGTCGAGCTCGCCCACCTCGGCCACGGCGTCTGGCAGGGCGCGCACGTGCTCGGCCTGCAGGACTACCAGGTCGAGGCGCGCTACGGCGACGGCGGCACCTGGACCGCCGAGGACCCGTACCGCTTCCTCCCGACGGTCGGCGACCTCGACCTCTACCTCTTCGGCGAGGGCCGCCACGAGCGCCTCTGGGACGTCCTCGGCGCCCAGCACCGCGAGCACTGGGGCGTCGCGCGCACCTACGTCGGCGTCGCGTTCGCCGTGTGGGCGCCGCACGCCCGCGCGGTCCGCGTCATCGGCGGCTTCAACGGCTGGGACGGCGTGCAGCACGCGATGCGCCGCCTCGATGGCAACGGCGTCTGGGAGCTCTTCGTCCCGGGCGTGGAGCCGGGCGTCTCGTACAAGTTCGAGATCCTCACGCAGGCCGGGCAGTGGATCGAGAAGGCCGACCCGATGGCCCGCATGACCGAGGTGCCCCCGGCCACCGCGTCGCGCGTCGAGACGAGCGACTACGTCTGGGACGACGCCGCCTGGCTCGAGGAGCGCGCCGCGCGCGACCCGCACGACTCCCCCATGAGCGTGTACGAGATGCACCTCGGATCCTGGCGCCCGGGCCTCGGCTACCGCGAGGTCGCCGGCGAGCTCGTCGCCTACCTCCAGGAGCTGCGGTACACGCACGTGGAGTTCCTGCCGCTGGCCGAGCACCCGTTCGGCGGGTCCTGGGGCTACCAGGTCTCCGGCTACTACGCGCCCACGTCGCGCTTCGGCTCCCCGGACGACCTCAAGTCCCTCATCGACGCCCTGCACCGGGCGGGCATCGGCGTCATCGTGGACTGGGTCCCGGCGCACTTCCCCAAGGACGCCTTCGCGCTCGCGCAGTTCGACGGCCAGCCGCTCTACGAGCACACGGATCCCCGCCGCGGCGAGCAGCAGGACTGGGGCACGCTCGTCTTCGACTTCGGCCACTCGCAGGTCCGCAACTTCCTCGTCGCGAACGCCCTGTACTGGTTCGAGGAGTTCCACGTCGACGGCCTCCGGGTCGACGCCGTGGCCTCGATGCTGTACCTCGACTACTCCCGCGAGGAGGGCCAGTGGCTGCCGAACGTGCACGGCGGCCGCGAGAACCTGGAGGCGATCTCGTTCCTCCAGGAGGTCAACGCCACCGCGTACCGCACCCACCCCGGCATCGTGATGATCGCGGAGGAGTCCACGAGCTTCCCCGGCGTCACGCGCCCCACGAGCGAGGGCGGCCTCGGCTTCGGCCTCAAGTGGAACATGGGCTGGATGCACGACACCCTCGACTACAGCGCCGTCGACCCCATGTACCGCGCGTACCACCACGGCCAGATCACGTTCTCGATGGTCTACGCGTACACGGAGAACTTCCTCCTCCCCATCAGCCACGACGAGGTCGTGCACGGCAAGGGCTCGCTCGTCGGCAAGATGCCGGGCGACCACTGGCAGAAGCTCGCCAACGTGCGCGCCTACCTCTCGTTCATGTGGTCGCACCCCGGCAAGCAGCTGCTCTTCATGGGCCAGGAGTTCGGGCAGCCGTCCGAGTGGAGCGAGGAGCGCGGGCTCGACTGGTGGATCCTCGACCAGCCCGTGCACCGCGCCCTGTTCGACCTCGTCGGATCGCTCAACCGCACCTACGTGGACACGCCCGCGCTCTGGGCGCTCGACAACGACCCGGCCGGCTTCGAGTGGATCGACGCGGGAGACGCCGAGCGCAACGTGCTGGCGTTCCTCCGCCGCGACCGCGACGGGAACCAGGTCGCCGTCGTGCACAACTTCTCCGGCGCGCCCATCTCGGGCTACCGGCTGGGGCTGCCGCAGGCGGGCGTCTGGGAGGAGATCCTCAACACGGACGCGGAGCAGTTCGGCGGATCCGGCGTCGGCAACCTCGGCGCCGTGCACGCGGGCGACGACGGCTGGCACGGCCGGCCCGCCTCCGCGGAGCTCACGCTGCCGCCGCTCGCGGGCCTCTGGCTGCGCCTGCGGCAGGACCCGGCGGACCTCACGCCCGTCGAGGCCCCGGCCCACGCGGCGCCCGACGCGGACGAGTCCCGGGTCGACGGCACGCCCTTCGGGGACGCGGCAGACGCGCCCGTGCTGCCGCAGTCGCCCGACGCGCAGCCGCCCGTGGAGGGGCTGTCCGCGACCGACGACGCCCCCGGATCCGACGACGGCACCCCGCGGGTGCCCACGGTCTGA
- a CDS encoding alpha/beta hydrolase, translating to MTDTAPRPITSSTELPARREEVELRTADGLRLVGELALPADRDPVATLVTLHPLPTAGGFMDSHVLRKAALRLPALADLAVLRFNTRGTTSARGTSEGAFDGGEGERHDLAAAMDLVAARGLPAPWIVGWSFGTEIALRHGRAHPVEGAVLLSPPLHRASAEEVAAWHGDPRRLVILVPEHDDFLQPAEARERFASVPEAELIAVDGAKHLWVGESQVSRVLTEIVRAVHPTALPLPTEWPVV from the coding sequence ATGACGGACACCGCGCCCCGCCCCATCACGAGCTCCACGGAGCTGCCCGCCCGGCGCGAGGAGGTCGAGCTCCGGACGGCCGACGGCCTGCGCCTCGTGGGCGAGCTGGCGCTGCCGGCCGACCGCGATCCCGTCGCCACGCTCGTGACCCTGCACCCGCTGCCCACCGCCGGCGGCTTCATGGACTCGCACGTGCTGCGCAAGGCGGCGCTCCGCCTCCCCGCCCTCGCCGACCTGGCGGTGCTGCGCTTCAACACGCGCGGCACGACGTCGGCCCGGGGGACCAGCGAGGGCGCGTTCGACGGCGGCGAGGGGGAGCGGCACGACCTCGCGGCGGCCATGGACCTCGTGGCGGCGCGCGGTCTGCCGGCTCCCTGGATCGTCGGCTGGTCGTTCGGCACGGAGATCGCGCTGCGGCACGGCCGGGCGCACCCCGTCGAGGGCGCCGTGCTGCTGTCGCCCCCGCTGCACCGGGCGAGCGCCGAGGAGGTCGCCGCCTGGCACGGCGACCCGCGGCGCCTCGTGATCCTCGTGCCCGAGCACGACGACTTCCTCCAGCCGGCCGAGGCGCGGGAGCGGTTCGCGTCGGTGCCGGAGGCGGAGCTCATCGCGGTCGACGGCGCCAAGCACCTGTGGGTGGGCGAGTCGCAGGTGTCCCGCGTGCTCACCGAGATCGTGCGAGCGGTCCACCCGACGGCGCTACCGCTCCCGACGGAGTGGCCCGTCGTCTGA
- a CDS encoding AI-2E family transporter has translation MKIQNPYRLGLLAGLGVLTALVIGGALVSLGTVLTYVGTAIFLALGIDPLVTFLERKGVPRPVAILVIFLVLLGSLAGVLLAVIPVVVNQASALVSQIVDYAQSVSGDQFIANLQSFVPREVFDVQSGADQLIAYLSNASNVATITGNVINVAFTIGNFLFGMVIIVILTMYFTASLNSFKSGVYKLVPATRRARFADIAEQITQSVGRYVTGQVGLALCNGVLSFVYLSIVGAALPAVWAFIAFLFSLLPLVGTITGSALIVLGQVVLLPESMNTWIAVAVYYLVYMQIEAYVLSPNIMNRAVKVPGVIVVIAALTGGTLLGVLGALIAVPVAAAVLLIIRQVAVPLQNER, from the coding sequence GTGAAGATCCAGAACCCCTACCGGCTCGGGCTCCTGGCCGGGCTCGGCGTGCTCACCGCGCTCGTCATCGGCGGCGCGCTCGTCTCCCTCGGCACGGTGCTCACGTACGTGGGCACCGCCATCTTCCTGGCGCTCGGCATCGACCCGCTCGTCACCTTCCTGGAGCGCAAGGGGGTGCCGCGCCCGGTCGCCATCCTCGTGATCTTCCTCGTGCTCCTCGGCTCCCTCGCCGGCGTGCTCCTCGCCGTGATCCCGGTGGTCGTCAACCAGGCGAGCGCGCTCGTCTCGCAGATCGTCGACTACGCCCAGAGCGTGAGCGGAGACCAGTTCATCGCGAACCTGCAGTCGTTCGTGCCGCGCGAGGTCTTCGACGTGCAGAGCGGCGCCGACCAGCTCATCGCCTACCTGTCGAACGCCTCCAACGTCGCGACCATCACGGGCAACGTCATCAACGTCGCCTTCACCATCGGCAACTTCCTCTTCGGCATGGTCATCATCGTGATCCTCACGATGTACTTCACGGCCTCGCTCAACTCCTTCAAGAGCGGCGTCTACAAGCTGGTGCCGGCGACCCGCCGCGCGCGCTTCGCCGACATCGCCGAGCAGATCACCCAGTCGGTCGGCCGGTACGTCACCGGGCAGGTGGGGCTCGCGCTGTGCAACGGCGTGCTGAGCTTCGTCTACCTCAGCATCGTGGGCGCGGCGCTCCCCGCCGTGTGGGCCTTCATCGCGTTCCTCTTCTCGCTGCTGCCGCTCGTCGGAACCATCACGGGCTCGGCGCTCATCGTCCTCGGCCAGGTCGTGCTGCTGCCGGAGTCGATGAACACGTGGATCGCGGTGGCCGTGTACTACCTCGTCTACATGCAGATCGAGGCGTACGTCCTCAGCCCCAACATCATGAACCGCGCCGTGAAGGTGCCCGGCGTCATCGTGGTCATCGCGGCGCTCACGGGTGGCACGCTGCTCGGCGTGCTCGGCGCGCTCATCGCGGTGCCGGTGGCCGCCGCGGTGCTGCTCATCATCCGGCAGGTGGCGGTCCCGCTCCAGAACGAGCGCTGA